In Mucilaginibacter boryungensis, a single window of DNA contains:
- a CDS encoding YjjG family noncanonical pyrimidine nucleotidase: MNNSEIPNPQSEIKQYTHIFFDLDHTIWDFDKNAEETLHELYGVYQLKDLGLHSADLFIETYTRNNHQLWADYHLGKVTKQHLREMRFKKTFLDLGLHPDVIPVAFEDDYVRICPTKTNLFPDAHETLQYLHGKYPLYLISNGFKESQDTKINTTDIGKYFKGIIISELVGANKPDKAIFQHALDLAGATKQGSLMIGDSLEADVMGALNFGMDAIYFNPLGLEKPADVPMQITRLKELTLLL; this comes from the coding sequence ATGAATAATTCCGAAATCCCAAATCCGCAATCCGAAATCAAACAATACACCCACATTTTCTTCGATCTTGACCATACTATTTGGGATTTTGACAAAAACGCCGAGGAAACCCTGCACGAGTTATATGGTGTTTACCAATTGAAGGATCTGGGATTGCATTCGGCCGATCTGTTTATTGAAACTTATACACGCAACAATCACCAGCTTTGGGCCGATTATCATTTGGGCAAAGTAACCAAGCAACACCTGCGCGAAATGCGTTTCAAAAAAACCTTTCTCGATTTAGGCCTGCACCCCGATGTGATTCCAGTTGCGTTTGAGGATGATTACGTGCGCATATGCCCCACTAAAACAAACCTGTTTCCAGATGCGCACGAGACCCTGCAATATCTTCATGGTAAATATCCGCTTTACCTGATATCCAACGGTTTCAAAGAATCGCAGGATACGAAGATCAATACTACGGATATAGGGAAATACTTTAAAGGGATCATCATATCCGAACTGGTAGGCGCTAATAAGCCCGACAAAGCCATCTTTCAGCATGCGCTTGACCTGGCCGGAGCCACTAAACAAGGAAGCCTTATGATAGGCGACAGCCTGGAAGCCGACGTTATGGGTGCGCTTAACTTTGGGATGGATGCTATTTATTTTAATCCATTAGGACTGGAAAAACCAGCCGATGTGCCTATGCAAATAACCCGGCTAAAGGAGTTAACTTTACTGTTATGA
- a CDS encoding DinB family protein, whose product MKITDERKRTEAVLDIYRSKVDTIPDNVWDRTPPGGGWSFAEVYSHIMQGTLLSTKAAERCTQSNCRPTNNKMNLLGRFTLFFGTFPPVKLKEPARVAEKMPALKITKEEARNMIIKCRQRLEAIIPLILNPENHGRIAHPRMGMMTAGQWLKFIRIHLQHHLKQIKRIENKFSI is encoded by the coding sequence ATGAAAATAACCGACGAGCGTAAACGAACTGAAGCTGTGCTGGATATTTATCGCAGCAAGGTGGATACCATCCCCGATAATGTTTGGGATAGGACACCGCCGGGTGGCGGCTGGTCTTTTGCCGAGGTTTATTCTCATATTATGCAGGGTACGCTGCTATCAACCAAAGCAGCCGAGCGCTGCACCCAAAGTAATTGCAGGCCTACCAACAATAAAATGAACTTGCTGGGCAGGTTTACCCTATTCTTCGGTACGTTTCCGCCCGTTAAACTAAAAGAGCCTGCGCGGGTGGCTGAAAAAATGCCTGCCTTGAAGATAACCAAGGAAGAGGCCCGTAACATGATCATTAAATGCCGGCAACGGCTGGAAGCTATAATACCGCTGATACTTAACCCTGAAAACCACGGCCGCATTGCGCATCCGCGCATGGGTATGATGACCGCGGGACAATGGCTCAAGTTTATCCGCATCCATTTACAGCATCATTTGAAGCAAATAAAGCGAATTGAAAATAAATTTTCGATTTAG
- a CDS encoding UDP-2,3-diacylglucosamine diphosphatase translates to MAKREVDIVIISDVHLGTYGCHAKELLKYLKSIKPKVLILNGDIIDIWQFSKSYWPEAHMKVVRRIMKFITEGIPVYYLTGNHDEMLRKFADFNLGTFQLLNKLVLNVDGKKAWIFHGDVFDVTMQHSKWLAKLGAVGYDTLILINSLTNWFLTKMGRPKMSFSQKVKAKFKDAVKFINQFEQTAADLAVNKGYDYVICGHIHHAEIRTVNSTENNGSVVYLNSGDWVESLSALEYHNKEWKVFTYRPDDFNTEPDEEDKTDAEDLEAKMDVNILLQRFRQEV, encoded by the coding sequence ATGGCAAAACGCGAAGTAGATATTGTCATTATATCCGATGTGCACTTAGGCACATATGGCTGTCACGCCAAAGAACTGCTAAAATACCTTAAAAGTATAAAGCCAAAAGTATTGATACTGAACGGAGATATTATAGATATCTGGCAGTTCAGCAAATCGTACTGGCCCGAGGCGCACATGAAAGTAGTACGTCGCATTATGAAATTTATTACCGAGGGCATCCCGGTATATTACCTTACCGGTAACCACGATGAAATGCTGCGCAAGTTTGCCGATTTTAACCTGGGTACCTTCCAGTTGCTGAATAAACTGGTGCTGAACGTAGACGGGAAAAAAGCCTGGATATTTCATGGCGATGTGTTTGATGTAACCATGCAGCACTCCAAATGGCTGGCCAAGCTTGGCGCGGTTGGCTACGATACCCTAATACTGATCAATAGCCTGACGAACTGGTTCCTCACCAAAATGGGGCGGCCTAAAATGAGTTTTTCGCAAAAAGTAAAGGCTAAATTTAAGGACGCGGTAAAATTCATCAATCAATTTGAACAGACGGCTGCCGACTTGGCTGTGAACAAAGGGTACGATTATGTTATCTGCGGGCATATTCACCATGCCGAGATCAGGACGGTCAATTCGACTGAAAACAATGGTTCGGTGGTATATTTAAATTCAGGTGACTGGGTAGAAAGCCTTAGCGCGCTGGAATATCACAATAAGGAATGGAAAGTGTTTACTTATCGCCCTGATGATTTTAACACCGAACCCGACGAAGAGGATAAAACCGATGCCGAAGACCTGGAAGCTAAAATGGACGTGAACATACTGCTGCAAAGGTTCAGGCAGGAGGTTTAG
- the upp gene encoding uracil phosphoribosyltransferase, which produces MIFILNKTNSIANRFLAELRDINIQQDRLRFKRNQERLGEILAYEISKKLKYTEAEVQTPLGTANVNYPAEHPVIGTILRAGLPFQQGFLNFFDKSDGAFITAYRKVKKNGEFIIQIDHISTPNLDNTTLILCDTMLATGQSVVQVCKELMATYTIKTLHIAAVIASTEGIEHVRANLPKANIWVCAVDEEMTTKAYIVPGLGDAGDLAFGEKV; this is translated from the coding sequence ATGATTTTCATCCTGAACAAAACCAACTCCATTGCCAACCGCTTTTTGGCCGAGCTGCGTGACATAAATATACAGCAAGACCGGCTGCGTTTTAAGCGTAACCAGGAAAGGCTGGGCGAGATATTGGCCTACGAGATCAGCAAAAAGCTAAAATATACAGAAGCAGAGGTGCAAACCCCATTGGGCACAGCTAACGTGAATTATCCGGCGGAACACCCGGTTATTGGTACCATTCTGCGGGCAGGCTTGCCGTTTCAACAGGGTTTTTTAAACTTCTTTGACAAATCTGACGGTGCATTTATTACCGCCTACCGCAAAGTGAAAAAGAATGGCGAGTTTATTATCCAGATAGACCATATCAGTACCCCCAACCTTGATAATACCACGCTGATACTTTGCGATACCATGCTCGCTACGGGGCAAAGTGTTGTGCAGGTTTGTAAAGAACTGATGGCAACTTACACTATTAAAACCCTGCATATAGCCGCCGTAATTGCCAGTACCGAGGGTATTGAACATGTACGTGCCAACCTGCCTAAAGCCAACATTTGGGTTTGCGCGGTTGATGAGGAAATGACCACCAAGGCTTACATTGTGCCCGGTTTAGGCGATGCGGGTGATTTGGCTTTTGGGGAGAAGGTTTAG
- a CDS encoding YfiR family protein, with the protein MSIHNCLTSFLKQVCLSIVLLGFAKTCSAQLATDYKVHANIIYRFTKYIEWPESKQTGDFVIGVLGDSPLYEELGTLTANKSVGNQKIVVKKVSPGAASYTCQMLFISQDESRSLKRISLLTQDQPVLLITEENGLAKKGSCINFIIVDEHLKLEINKNNVLSRSLNIASELLKLATIVY; encoded by the coding sequence TTGTCTATACATAACTGTTTAACAAGCTTTTTAAAACAGGTTTGTTTAAGCATTGTGTTGTTAGGTTTTGCTAAAACCTGTAGCGCACAGCTTGCAACCGATTATAAGGTACACGCCAATATTATATACCGTTTCACCAAATACATTGAATGGCCCGAAAGTAAACAGACGGGGGATTTTGTTATTGGCGTTTTGGGCGATTCTCCTTTATATGAGGAACTTGGCACGTTAACCGCCAACAAATCTGTTGGTAATCAAAAGATCGTTGTAAAAAAAGTATCCCCGGGCGCCGCATCTTACACATGTCAAATGCTTTTTATCAGTCAGGACGAAAGCCGGAGCCTGAAAAGGATCTCGTTGCTCACCCAAGACCAGCCCGTTTTACTCATTACAGAGGAGAACGGGCTGGCTAAAAAGGGCTCGTGTATAAATTTCATTATCGTTGATGAACATTTAAAACTGGAGATCAATAAGAATAACGTGTTATCCCGAAGCCTCAATATCGCTTCCGAACTACTTAAACTGGCCACTATTGTATATTAA
- a CDS encoding DUF2975 domain-containing protein: protein MKFTINTYHLIIILIAILCIVYYPHFFGEPVSNGTAYIIENTSKPIDPDIPADLPHNKYIVLKEKTQHVRDIKNGDWYHGSGTQFGYIIGTDEALICDTCTVANTKLEAVGKKQYYITLPGWLLKQDANHDWYIDSTRFYVEKEQSYVRKPVVDRAKKTGRDWYYKTHFMNTPVKFRYNREKNCVMIPVTKLTKQICSYIIFGLGVLFVVCWFALIIEFVKFVISLSKGLAFTEINITRLLIIALGLIAIPVMDFLLTLIMRLIFSSYLTNDVKLNAAVYSNSWQTLCGGIVFLMLFKAFKQGKALKEENELTV, encoded by the coding sequence ATGAAATTCACAATTAACACCTACCACCTAATTATCATTTTGATTGCCATTTTGTGCATTGTTTACTATCCTCACTTTTTTGGAGAGCCTGTTTCAAACGGTACTGCTTATATTATCGAAAATACCTCAAAACCGATTGATCCTGATATACCGGCGGATCTTCCGCACAATAAATATATTGTACTAAAGGAGAAAACCCAGCATGTACGTGATATTAAAAATGGTGACTGGTACCATGGAAGCGGTACCCAGTTTGGGTACATTATAGGTACTGACGAAGCATTAATTTGCGATACATGTACAGTAGCTAATACAAAGCTTGAAGCGGTAGGTAAAAAGCAATACTACATTACACTACCTGGTTGGCTGTTGAAACAGGATGCCAATCATGACTGGTATATAGATTCAACAAGGTTTTATGTAGAGAAAGAACAATCATATGTTCGCAAACCAGTTGTAGATCGCGCAAAAAAGACAGGACGGGACTGGTATTATAAAACGCATTTCATGAATACTCCTGTTAAATTTCGTTACAATAGGGAGAAGAACTGTGTAATGATTCCCGTTACTAAACTAACTAAACAAATATGCAGTTATATAATATTTGGCCTGGGCGTTTTGTTTGTTGTATGTTGGTTTGCTTTAATTATAGAATTTGTCAAGTTTGTGATATCTCTTTCAAAAGGATTGGCATTTACTGAAATCAATATCACCCGGCTCTTGATCATTGCGCTGGGCTTAATTGCCATCCCCGTGATGGACTTTTTGCTTACGCTAATAATGCGGTTAATATTTAGCAGTTATCTTACCAACGATGTTAAACTCAATGCGGCTGTATACAGCAATTCATGGCAAACACTATGTGGAGGAATTGTATTTTTGATGCTTTTTAAAGCCTTTAAACAAGGAAAGGCACTGAAAGAAGAAAATGAGTTAACTGTTTAG
- a CDS encoding helix-turn-helix domain-containing protein has protein sequence MPIIVNLDVMMAKRKMSLTELSEKVGITMANLSILKTGKAKAVRFETLETICRVLNCQPGDILEFVEE, from the coding sequence ATGCCTATAATTGTAAATTTAGATGTAATGATGGCTAAGCGGAAAATGTCGTTGACGGAACTTAGCGAAAAGGTAGGCATTACCATGGCCAATTTATCCATACTTAAAACAGGTAAAGCAAAAGCAGTGCGGTTTGAAACCCTGGAAACGATATGCCGCGTTTTAAATTGCCAGCCGGGTGATATATTAGAGTTTGTTGAAGAATAG
- the uvrB gene encoding excinuclease ABC subunit UvrB yields MDFKLTSIYQPTGDQPEAIRQLVEGVNNGDPFQTLLGVTGSGKTFTVANVIQQTQKPTLILSHNKTLAAQLYGEMKQFFPENAVNYFVSYYDYYQPEAFIPSSNTYIEKDLQINQEIEKLRLRTTSALMSGRRDIIVVSSISCIYGMGNPEDFANSVFKFAVGTRISRNAFLHRLVEILYARTTADFKRGTFRVKGDNVEIFPAYLDYAYRISFFGDDIEELSTFDPANGKTVEKMTHMVVYPANLYVAPRDRFTQSIWAIQEELETRKKQFIADGRFLEAKRLEERTNYDLEMIRELGYCSGIENYSRFFDGRAPGARPFCLLDYFPEDYLMVIDESHVTVGQIRAMYGGDRSRKISLVDYGFRLPAALDNRPLNFQEFERLAPQTLYVSATPGDFELEKSGGVVVEQVIRPTGLLDPVIDVRPVINQVDDLLDEVDKTIKMGDRVLVTTLTKRMAEELAKYMDRLGIKCRYIHSEVKTLQRVEILRGLRLGEFDVLIGINLLREGLDLPEVSLVAILDADKEGFLRSERSLIQTIGRAARNDRGRVIMYADTITDSMRITIDETNRRREKQMAYNAEHGITPRTVGKSREAIIEQTSVMDFVGGVQKAYIEEESVINTLAADPIVQYMSKKDLQKSIDNTKKQMMAAAKDMDFLLAAKLRDEMFALEKMMLEKF; encoded by the coding sequence ATGGATTTTAAGCTAACCTCGATATATCAACCCACCGGCGATCAGCCGGAAGCCATCCGTCAATTAGTGGAAGGCGTAAACAACGGCGATCCGTTCCAGACGCTTTTAGGCGTAACCGGTTCGGGTAAAACGTTTACCGTGGCCAACGTGATACAGCAGACACAAAAGCCCACACTGATACTGAGCCATAATAAAACGCTGGCTGCGCAACTATATGGCGAAATGAAACAGTTTTTCCCCGAAAACGCGGTGAACTACTTTGTTTCTTACTACGATTATTACCAGCCCGAGGCCTTTATCCCCTCCAGCAATACTTATATAGAAAAGGACCTGCAAATAAACCAGGAGATTGAAAAACTGCGCCTGCGTACTACCTCTGCGCTCATGTCGGGCAGGCGCGATATTATCGTGGTATCGTCCATATCCTGCATTTATGGTATGGGTAACCCCGAAGATTTTGCCAACTCGGTATTTAAATTCGCGGTGGGTACGCGTATCAGTCGTAATGCTTTCCTGCACCGGCTGGTTGAAATTTTATACGCCCGCACCACTGCCGATTTTAAGCGCGGTACCTTCCGGGTGAAAGGTGATAACGTAGAAATATTCCCCGCTTATTTAGATTATGCTTACCGGATTTCCTTTTTTGGCGATGATATTGAGGAACTAAGCACCTTCGATCCCGCAAATGGCAAAACGGTTGAGAAAATGACCCATATGGTGGTTTATCCTGCCAACCTGTATGTAGCCCCGCGCGACAGGTTCACGCAATCTATCTGGGCTATACAAGAGGAACTGGAAACACGTAAAAAGCAGTTTATTGCTGATGGCCGCTTCCTGGAAGCCAAACGCCTGGAAGAACGCACCAATTACGACCTGGAGATGATCCGCGAACTGGGCTATTGTTCGGGTATCGAAAACTACTCGCGCTTTTTTGATGGGCGCGCCCCCGGCGCCAGGCCATTCTGTCTGCTGGATTATTTCCCTGAAGATTATTTAATGGTGATAGATGAAAGCCACGTAACCGTAGGGCAAATTCGTGCCATGTATGGCGGTGACCGTTCGCGAAAAATATCGTTGGTGGATTATGGCTTCCGCCTGCCGGCAGCACTGGATAACCGCCCGCTTAACTTCCAGGAGTTTGAGCGTTTAGCGCCGCAAACTTTATACGTAAGCGCTACCCCCGGCGATTTTGAACTGGAAAAATCGGGCGGCGTGGTGGTTGAACAGGTAATACGCCCCACTGGTTTGCTGGACCCTGTGATTGATGTACGCCCGGTAATAAACCAGGTAGATGACCTGTTAGATGAGGTAGATAAAACCATTAAAATGGGCGACCGTGTGCTGGTGACCACCTTAACCAAACGCATGGCCGAAGAACTGGCCAAATACATGGACCGTCTGGGTATTAAATGCCGTTATATCCACTCGGAAGTAAAAACATTACAACGCGTGGAAATTTTGCGCGGACTGCGTTTAGGCGAATTTGACGTACTGATAGGTATTAATTTATTACGTGAAGGCTTAGATTTACCCGAAGTTTCGCTGGTAGCAATTTTGGATGCGGATAAGGAAGGTTTCCTAAGATCAGAGCGTTCGCTGATACAAACTATTGGTCGCGCCGCACGTAACGACCGCGGCCGGGTAATTATGTATGCCGATACCATAACCGATTCGATGCGTATTACCATTGACGAAACCAACCGCCGCCGCGAAAAACAGATGGCTTATAATGCTGAACATGGCATTACACCACGCACGGTAGGCAAATCAAGGGAGGCTATTATTGAACAAACATCGGTAATGGACTTTGTAGGGGGGGTACAGAAAGCTTATATAGAAGAAGAAAGTGTGATCAACACCCTGGCTGCCGACCCAATTGTGCAGTACATGAGCAAAAAAGACCTGCAAAAATCTATCGATAACACCAAAAAACAGATGATGGCTGCCGCCAAGGATATGGACTTTTTACTGGCCGCTAAACTGCGCGATGAAATGTTTGCCCTGGAGAAAATGATGCTGGAGAAGTTTTAA
- a CDS encoding TonB-dependent receptor plug domain-containing protein, translating into MKMNFSRTFCFSFLLLLVYTTGYGQHDTTKLEDLSLKGLLDVKVVTASKTSQNSGTAPATVTVVSKDQIRTRGYQSLLDLIVDLPDMKLDDKIYPGSGNSITVRGIQGQQNFVILLDGVKISSPTNEAIPVMENYPVNLAEQVEVMYGPASALYGADAVSGVINIITKKLPAGKNITVDANAMAGTYGYINNTLFLAKKLGTNASLTVSGQYNYNAQPDYTKIYPNDPQLSITPLQTGTFNTVYGVIKPVAPVTPAYQAPTSAYNIYAALSLDGFTFSVFSNYTRTPSAYSNNTNNTVYNKNVFLGQHVTTANAAYKKVFNRFVSSSSLTASNYTLDPESNYRNMFTSMEPVYKYSVSTNVKAEQQLDYKASDKLNLTAGVSYESFNSIPQSADLDQPVNTKGNIEGSYAGTESYYRPEGLPAKFYNINYFNLGNYLQAQFTPLKQLSFTLGARHDYNSRYGSSFTPRLGMVYKPLPATTVKLLYGSAYLAPAPSDSYIQYGSFTTTDSGRTFRSSFLHLPNPDLKPIRAHNFELNVRQYLTDNFTITADGYFAVSTGLHTTADDNESTRLYHNTFDGMPVDYAEVFINQGRQENYGGSLQFNLKHSIGDVFLNSYASLSYVGGETDDPKTENQEGHYDAELPFISPWMFRIGTDMQAGRFTFSPRLLLMGRQNLPSARDTVGSDIHFQTISGYALLNLSARYTFGKRFSVFINVSNALNQHYRSVSYLMDLTKKDTELFYGQPEDPIRIMGGLNFHF; encoded by the coding sequence ATGAAGATGAATTTTTCCCGGACCTTTTGCTTTTCTTTCCTGCTTTTGCTGGTATACACCACAGGCTACGGACAGCATGACACTACAAAACTGGAGGATTTAAGCCTAAAAGGGCTTTTGGATGTTAAGGTGGTAACCGCCAGCAAAACCTCCCAAAACTCGGGGACGGCGCCTGCAACCGTGACGGTGGTTAGCAAAGACCAGATCCGCACGCGTGGCTACCAGTCGTTGCTTGATCTGATCGTTGACCTGCCGGATATGAAGCTGGATGATAAAATATACCCCGGTTCGGGAAACAGCATCACCGTGAGGGGTATCCAGGGACAGCAAAATTTTGTAATACTGCTGGATGGCGTTAAGATATCGTCGCCCACTAATGAGGCCATCCCGGTAATGGAAAACTACCCGGTGAACCTGGCAGAGCAGGTGGAGGTGATGTATGGCCCCGCCTCGGCGCTATACGGGGCTGATGCTGTTTCGGGGGTAATCAATATTATTACCAAAAAACTGCCGGCCGGTAAAAACATCACCGTAGATGCCAATGCAATGGCCGGTACTTATGGTTATATCAACAATACCTTATTTCTGGCCAAAAAATTAGGGACAAACGCCAGCTTAACTGTATCGGGGCAATACAATTATAATGCGCAGCCCGATTATACCAAGATCTACCCCAATGATCCTCAATTAAGTATCACACCTTTACAAACAGGTACATTCAATACCGTTTACGGGGTTATAAAACCGGTGGCACCGGTAACGCCGGCCTACCAGGCACCTACAAGCGCCTATAACATTTACGCGGCTTTAAGCCTGGATGGGTTTACCTTTTCGGTTTTCTCTAATTATACCCGTACACCCAGCGCTTATAGTAATAATACCAATAACACCGTTTATAATAAAAACGTTTTTCTTGGGCAGCATGTAACCACGGCTAACGCGGCTTATAAAAAAGTATTCAACCGGTTTGTTTCAAGCAGTTCGCTAACGGCCAGCAATTATACGCTCGATCCCGAATCGAATTACCGGAATATGTTCACCAGCATGGAGCCCGTGTATAAATATTCGGTTTCTACCAATGTTAAGGCAGAACAGCAATTGGATTATAAAGCGTCGGATAAATTAAACCTGACCGCTGGGGTCAGTTATGAAAGCTTTAACTCCATACCGCAAAGCGCCGACCTGGACCAGCCGGTTAATACTAAAGGAAACATAGAAGGAAGTTATGCCGGCACCGAAAGCTATTACAGGCCAGAAGGCTTACCTGCCAAGTTTTATAATATTAATTACTTTAACCTTGGTAATTATTTACAGGCACAGTTTACCCCTTTAAAACAGCTTAGCTTTACCCTGGGCGCCCGGCATGATTATAATTCGCGTTATGGCAGCAGTTTTACCCCCCGCCTGGGAATGGTGTATAAGCCCTTGCCTGCAACTACCGTTAAGCTGCTATATGGCAGCGCCTACCTGGCGCCGGCCCCATCCGACAGCTATATACAATACGGATCGTTTACAACGACCGACTCGGGCCGTACCTTTCGCTCTTCCTTTTTGCACTTGCCAAATCCGGATTTGAAACCTATCCGGGCACATAACTTTGAGTTGAATGTCCGCCAATACCTGACCGATAATTTTACGATCACCGCAGATGGTTATTTCGCGGTATCGACAGGCTTGCATACAACAGCCGATGACAACGAATCTACCCGGTTGTACCATAATACTTTTGATGGCATGCCTGTTGATTACGCCGAAGTGTTCATTAATCAGGGACGGCAGGAAAATTACGGCGGAAGCCTACAGTTTAACTTAAAACACAGCATTGGAGACGTGTTTTTAAATAGCTATGCATCATTAAGTTACGTTGGTGGTGAAACCGATGACCCCAAAACAGAAAACCAGGAGGGCCATTACGATGCGGAGCTTCCGTTTATTTCGCCCTGGATGTTCCGCATAGGTACGGATATGCAGGCTGGCAGGTTTACTTTCTCGCCACGGCTTTTGCTGATGGGCAGGCAAAACCTTCCCAGCGCGAGGGATACGGTGGGTTCAGATATCCATTTTCAAACAATTTCGGGTTATGCCTTGTTGAACCTATCTGCACGATATACGTTTGGCAAACGTTTCTCGGTATTTATAAATGTTAGCAATGCCTTAAATCAGCATTACCGGAGCGTAAGTTATCTTATGGATCTGACTAAGAAAGATACCGAGCTTTTTTATGGCCAGCCTGAAGATCCTATCAGGATCATGGGAGGTCTCAACTTTCATTTCTAA